ACTTTGAGATTGCCGCGGGCGAGAAAATTGCCTTGGTGGGCCCCAGCGGCGCGGGCAAGAGCACCATTGTGTCGCTGCTGATGCAGTTCTACGACCTGAGCGGCGGCCAAATCCTGATTGACGAGCGTCCCATCAGCGAGTACGACCTCACGGAGCTGCGCCGCCACATCGGCATCGTGCCCCAGGAAACGCTGCTCTTTGGCGGCAGCATCCGCGAAAACATCGCCTATGGCAACACCGCGGCCACCGACGAGGAAATCATTGCCGCCGCTCGCAAGGCCAATGCCTGGCAGTTCATCGACTCCTTCCCCGAAGGCCTGAATACGGTAGTGGGCGAGCGCGGCATCAAGCTCTCGGGTGGGCAGCGCCAGCGCGTGGCCATTGCCCGCGCCATCCTGAAAAACCCCGCCATTCTGCTGCTCGACGAGGCTACTTCCGCGCTCGATTCTGAGTCGGAAAAGCTGGTGCAAGGCGCGATGGATGAGCTGATGAAAAACCGGACGTCCATCATCATTGCCCACCGCCTGAGCACCATCCGCAAGGTGGACAAAATTCTGGTGATTGACGGCGGCCGCATCGTGGAGCAAGGCTCGCACGAGGAGCTGGCCGACAACGAGAACGGGCTGTATGCCAATCTGCTGAAGCTGCAGTTTGAGTTGAGCTAAGCTTGGGTGTGGGCCTCAAATTGCGGCGCTGGTTGCACTTGGTCGAGCCAGGTGCCGGCGGCGTCGAGGTCGTCGAAGGTTCGTATCACAATCCCGGCCCTGGTGTGCTCAATGATGATTTCGGTAGAAAGGCGGCTGTAGGTTTCGGGAGAATACACCCACGCAAAATAGCGGCAGCCGGCTTCGTAAAGTTTGGGCAACAGTTCTTCGGCGCCCCATATCGCCGCATCGGCCCAGAGACCAGACAGGTTGGTGTTGTTGTTGAGCACTTTGGCACACTGCGCTCTTCGCAGTGCATTCAACAAATTTACTGAACCCGTCATGACGTCTTCGCTATCCACCTGGCCGTGCCAATCGGCGTAGAGCCAGTCGTGGTCGGGGTCGTAGGTTAGGGTGAGGTAAGGGTCCGAATTTAAGGTGCGCTGTACCATAGCATGTCAGGTAGCGAGAAACGGCAGGAGCAATAACCTTCCATTTAATATTTTTGACACTTTGGGCGTCGGATGACCGCATAAGCCATTCGAACGAGGGGCAAGTCAATGGTCGCGAACTGTTAACCCCAAGCAGCAGTCCGACAGTTTCAGGCTTTGCCTTGTTTCGCCGTAACATAAATATTTAATACAACCCGCGCCCCCAGCGCGGGTTTCGTATTTTTAGCCCCACAATCACCTCACCAACTTCTCCCCTTCTGATGAGCAAGCATTTGCTGAATCTTCCCGTTGCCCTGGCCACCGCAGTTACGCTGCTGGCGGCTCCTTCTGCCCAAGCCCAAATCACGACGCCGCAGGCCAGCCCCAAAAGCACCGTTACGCAGCGCGTGGGCCTGACTGACATTACCATTGTGTACTCCCGCCCCAGCCTGAAAGGTCGGGCCGTGTTTGGCGACAAAACGCCGTTGGCTCCCCTGGGCCAGCGCTGGCGCACGGGCGCCAATGCCACCACCAGCATCAAGTTCTCGGATGATGTGACCATTGACGGCAAAAAAGTACCCGCCGGCGAGTACGGCATCTACACCATTCCCCGCGCCAACGAGTGGACGGTGGTGCTGAACAAAAGCCTGAAGCAGGGCGCCGACGTGGAAGGCTTCAAGGAGGACCAGGACGTGGCCCGCCTCACCGTGAAGCCCTACAAAGTGGCCAGCAAAGTGGAGACCTTCACCATCAACTTCGCGGATATCACCCCCGGCACCGCCAACGTAGCCATGGAATGGGCCAACACCGGCGTCAAGTTCAAAATCACGGCTGACGTAGACAGCAAGGTGATGGCGCAGATTGACGAGAAAATCACCAAAAACGCCAACCCCTCGGCCAACGACCTCGCGGCGGCCGCCGTGTACTACCTCGACAACAACAAGGACCTGAAGCAAGCCTTGGCCTGGATGGAAAAAGCCAACGCCACCGATGCCAAGTACTGGAACCTGAACACCGAAGCTAAAATCCGGCTCAAGATGAAGGATTATGCCGGTGCTACCAAGGCTGCCGAAGCCTCGAAGAAAGCCGCGCTGGCGGCCACGCCGCCCAACGGTGAGTACGTGAAAATGAACGAAGAACTGATGGCAGAAGCCAAGAAGGCCGGCAAGTAAAATCACGAAGGCATTCCCCACCGGGTTTCCACTTACAGGAAACCCCCATTTAATTATTTAAAAAGGCCGCAGCATAAGTGCTGCGGCCTTTTTTGTGGCGGGTTGAGCTGAGGTTGGGGCAGCCCCAATGGCCTTAGCGCTGCGCGGGATGCAGCTGGTTGTTCATGATGGTAGCCAGCATGGAATCGGGAAGCACCAGGCTGGAGAAGAAGTTGACCTTGGCGGCCATGGTGGGCAGGCTACGGGCGCCGCCTTCCATGAGCACATCGTACCCTTCTTCGGCCACTGCCCGGGCCGATACGGTGTGCCTGGCGGCGCGGGTATTGTCGGCGTGGGCCACGTGGAAGAAGTTGGTATCGGTGTTGGGCGGGCACAGCAGCGTCATGGTAACGGCCGTCTTTTGCTGCTTGAGCTCGTGCTGCACGGCTTCGGTGAAGCTGAGCACAAAGGCTTTGGTGGCGGCGTACACGGCCTGGCAGGGGCTGGGCGTGAAAGAAGATATGGCCCCCAGCTGGAGGATTCGGCCGGAGTTGCGGGCCAGCATGTCGCGCAGGTAGAGCTTGGTGAGGTGCACCAGCGCGGACACGTTCACTTGTATCATGGCCAGTTCGGTGGCCATGTCGGTATCGGAGAAGTAGCCGGTTTCGCCAAAGCCGGCGTCGTTAACCAGGGCGTCTATCTGCAGGCCGAGCGCCGTAGTTTCGGCGTATAGCTCGGTTGGCGATTCGGGCAGGCTCAAGTCGAAAGGCAGGAGCACAATATCAATGCCCTCAAACTCCTGATGTATAAGGCGGGCCGCTTCCTTGAGCTCGTCGAGGTGGCGGGCCACCAGCACTACCCGATAATCGTCGCGGGCGAAGCACCGGGCCAGTTCGAAACCGATGCCACTTGAGGCGCCAGTAATTAATGCGGTTTGGTCGTTCATGGCTGTAAGAGGTTAAGTGTAACGTTTCATACCAAAAGCAAGCAGTTACTCGTCATGCTAAGCCAAGGGAGCGGGTTACACGGGTTCCCTTGGTTGCCCGAAGCAAACAAGTGCCGCTTTACTACAGCAATTGCAGCTTGTATAATTTACACAATTTTTGTTCATTATCCGCACTTACGCTTCCCAAGAACGGCGTGAGTGGGTGCCGCCCATCATCCCTACAAATTCATTCCAAAGACCCACTTCGCCGGTATTGGCTGCAACGCACTTTGCCAACCCGGTACAATGCCCAGGAAAGCAAAGAGGCAGCCTTTCGGCCGCCTCTTTGTGTTTTTTACCCAGCTGGATTAAGCCTTCAAGTTGTCTTTACAGCACTTTTACCGTGAGCTTGGAGGCGTGGGCGGGCGAATGGTAGAGCCGGTGCGTGGCGGGCTGAAAGTCGCTTTCCTCGGCCTGGTAGATGTTATCGACGTACTTCTGCGGGTTGCGGTCAACAAGCGGAAACCAGCTGCTTTGTACCTGTACCATGAGGCGGTGGCCTTTGCGGAAGGTGTGCATGAGGTCCTGCACGGTGAAGGGCACGGCCGTCACCTGGCCGGGCACGAACGGCTCGGGCTTAGCGAAGCTGTTGCGGAAGCGGCCGCGCATTACTTCGGAGCGCACCATTTGCTGGTAGCCGCCCAAGTGTACGCCCGGCAGGGTACGCGGGTCGTCGGGCGTGTTGTCGGGGTACACGTCGATGATTTTCACTACCCAGTCGGCATCGGAGCCGGTGGTGGCCACTTGCAGCAGCGCCTGAATGGGACCGGCCAGGGTGAGGTCCTCGGTGAGCACGTCGGTCTGGTAGGTGAGCACATCGGGGCGGCGGCTGGCGAAGCGCTGATCGTCGGTCATGTATTCCTTGGTCATGCCAGTGGCGGTGGCTTCGGTGAAGGGCACGGGGTGGGCCGGGTCGCTCAGGAACTGGTCAAACTCGGTGTCGGCGGTGGGCTGGTCGAAGCTGATTTTGCCGTTGGGCTGGAAGTAGATGGTGCGGTCCTGGGCGGCTTTGGGCGGCCAGGCATCAAACGTGCGCCACTGGTTGGTGCCGCTTTCAAAGACGTAGGCTTCGGCCAGTTTAGCGGGCTTGTCGTCTTTCAGGTACGATTTGAAGAACGGAGCCTCTACGTTTTGCTGGTACCAGTAGGACGGTGAAGGGCCGTAATTCACGTTGCCCAGCATCTCGCCGGTGCCGCGGGCCCAGCCGCCGTGTATCCAGGGGCCCATCACGAGGCGGTTGGCGGTGCCGGGGTTTTGCTTTTCGATGCTTTGGTAGGTGTTCAGGGCGCCAAACAAATCCTCGGCGTCGTTGAAGCCTCCCACGGTGAGCACGGCAGTTTTGATGTGGTGCAGGTGGGGCCGCAGGTTGCGGGCCTCCCAGAAGGCGTCGTAGTTGGGGTGCTGCATCAGGTCGTTCCAGAAGCCAACTTGGCCCTTGTAATAGCGGGCGTCGGCGTTTTTGAGCGGGCCCATGCGCAGAAAGAAGTCGTAGCCATCGGGGGTGCCGTGCTGGAAGGCCGGGTTCTTAACCGCCGTGGGCGCGGGCCGGGGCAGGCCGAAGCTGGCCAGAAAGTTGAAGGCGTGGGGCAGAAAAAACGCGCCGTTGTGGTGGAAGTCGTCCCAAAACCAATCGGCGATGGGCGCCTGCGGCGAGGCGGCTTTCAAGGCCTTGTGGCGGCTGAGCAGGCCGGTGGAGGTGTAGAAGCCCGGGTACGAAATACCCCACTGGCCCACGCGGCCGTTGTTCTTTGGGCCCTTCTTGAGCAGGTACTCGATGGTGTCGAAGGTATCGGTGCTCTCGTCGGTGTCGGTTTTGCCGGTGTGCTTTTCCTTCTGCGGGCGCATGTCCAGAAACTGGCCTTCCGACATGTAGCGCCCGCGCACATCCTGAAACGCGAAAATGTACCCCTCGTGCAGCATGGTGCTGCTGGGGCTGATGTTGGTTTTGTAGCGCCCCGGCCCGTACGGCCCCACCGAGTAGGGCGTGCGGTTGAGCATGATGGGGTAGCGCACCTTATCGGCATCTTTGGGCGCGTACACCACGGTGTAGAGCTTCACCCCGTCGCGCACCGGAATCTGGTGTTCCGTCTTGGTGTAATGCTCGTGGATGTACAGCGTATCGGCGGCGGCCCGGGCGGCCGCCTCGGCATCGGTGACGGCCACGGGCTGGGGCAAGGCTTGGGCGGCGGCCCGGGTGGCCAGCAGCAGGCCCAGCAAGGCATATGCAGCGGAGCGGTAAACAGTGTTTTTCATAGCAAAGCAGCTGGCTGGCCCCCACGCGGCGGCCGGAGCGAAGGTAGTAGCCGCGCTGCTAATCTGTTAGGCCAACGGGCCGGCTTATTTCCGTGGGCCAGCCCGGCGCCTGCTAGTGCTTCTTGCCCCTCCCCTGCAGTATCAGCAGGCGCTTCACGTTATCCACCTCTATCTCGTTGGGCTGGGTGGCCAGCACCCGCCGGATATCCTTGGCCGAGCGGCCGCCAAAAACCACCACCGACAAGCCCGCCGCGCGGGCCTGGGCCGTTTGGTCGGGTGTTACCCGGTCGGCATCCAGCACGATGGTGTGTACTTTTTCGGACTTGGCCAGGCGGAGCCCGGTGCCGAATTCGTCGGACGCTATTTCCAGGCCGATGCGTACCTGGGGCATGGCAGCGCGCACCAGCGGGATGGTGCCAGCCTCTTGGGTGACCAGCAGCACCTGCTGCGGCGGCACATGGTAGCGGCTCAGGCTCCGGGCAATCTGCCGGATGAAGGCCGGCGTGCGGTCATGCTGGTGGCCGGCGGGCAGGCAGAGGTCGTCTTCGTGCAGGTCGAGGTGGAGGCGCGGG
This region of Hymenobacter sedentarius genomic DNA includes:
- a CDS encoding DUF2911 domain-containing protein, which translates into the protein MSKHLLNLPVALATAVTLLAAPSAQAQITTPQASPKSTVTQRVGLTDITIVYSRPSLKGRAVFGDKTPLAPLGQRWRTGANATTSIKFSDDVTIDGKKVPAGEYGIYTIPRANEWTVVLNKSLKQGADVEGFKEDQDVARLTVKPYKVASKVETFTINFADITPGTANVAMEWANTGVKFKITADVDSKVMAQIDEKITKNANPSANDLAAAAVYYLDNNKDLKQALAWMEKANATDAKYWNLNTEAKIRLKMKDYAGATKAAEASKKAALAATPPNGEYVKMNEELMAEAKKAGK
- a CDS encoding glycerophosphodiester phosphodiesterase, with amino-acid sequence MRNYSALSGAVRALFVVLLAACAAPKPVANPKLVVLGHAGSGFFTPISPFNFRPPSSWRGVRHALRLGADGSEIDLQLSQDSVVMLYHDQKLENSSTGHGCVSQHPAAELVQLRYRGGWPYDWFQHERPVTFDTLLVRLSRRPSFPRLHLDLHEDDLCLPAGHQHDRTPAFIRQIARSLSRYHVPPQQVLLVTQEAGTIPLVRAAMPQVRIGLEIASDEFGTGLRLAKSEKVHTIVLDADRVTPDQTAQARAAGLSVVVFGGRSAKDIRRVLATQPNEIEVDNVKRLLILQGRGKKH
- a CDS encoding SDR family NAD(P)-dependent oxidoreductase; the encoded protein is MNDQTALITGASSGIGFELARCFARDDYRVVLVARHLDELKEAARLIHQEFEGIDIVLLPFDLSLPESPTELYAETTALGLQIDALVNDAGFGETGYFSDTDMATELAMIQVNVSALVHLTKLYLRDMLARNSGRILQLGAISSFTPSPCQAVYAATKAFVLSFTEAVQHELKQQKTAVTMTLLCPPNTDTNFFHVAHADNTRAARHTVSARAVAEEGYDVLMEGGARSLPTMAAKVNFFSSLVLPDSMLATIMNNQLHPAQR
- a CDS encoding CocE/NonD family hydrolase: MKNTVYRSAAYALLGLLLATRAAAQALPQPVAVTDAEAAARAAADTLYIHEHYTKTEHQIPVRDGVKLYTVVYAPKDADKVRYPIMLNRTPYSVGPYGPGRYKTNISPSSTMLHEGYIFAFQDVRGRYMSEGQFLDMRPQKEKHTGKTDTDESTDTFDTIEYLLKKGPKNNGRVGQWGISYPGFYTSTGLLSRHKALKAASPQAPIADWFWDDFHHNGAFFLPHAFNFLASFGLPRPAPTAVKNPAFQHGTPDGYDFFLRMGPLKNADARYYKGQVGFWNDLMQHPNYDAFWEARNLRPHLHHIKTAVLTVGGFNDAEDLFGALNTYQSIEKQNPGTANRLVMGPWIHGGWARGTGEMLGNVNYGPSPSYWYQQNVEAPFFKSYLKDDKPAKLAEAYVFESGTNQWRTFDAWPPKAAQDRTIYFQPNGKISFDQPTADTEFDQFLSDPAHPVPFTEATATGMTKEYMTDDQRFASRRPDVLTYQTDVLTEDLTLAGPIQALLQVATTGSDADWVVKIIDVYPDNTPDDPRTLPGVHLGGYQQMVRSEVMRGRFRNSFAKPEPFVPGQVTAVPFTVQDLMHTFRKGHRLMVQVQSSWFPLVDRNPQKYVDNIYQAEESDFQPATHRLYHSPAHASKLTVKVL